The DNA region CATGGTCCGGGCCATGCAGCTCATGGTGGAAGACGGACTGGCCATTCCGGAGGTTGATGCCATTTTCGGCCCGGCCATGGGACGGCCCAAAACCGCCATGTTCAGGACCGCCGACCTGGTGGGTCTGGACACCCTCGGGCACGTGTCCAAAAACACCTATGACCTGGTGGTCGATGATGCCCAACGCAACAGCTTTGTCATACCGGAATTTGTTGAAAAAATGATTGCCAAAAAACTTCTCGGCAATAAAACCAAAAGCGGCTTCTATAAAACCGACCTGACCCCGGAATGGAAAAAGGTGTACAAGGTCATTAATCCGGCTACCCTGGAATACGCGGAATATGCCAAGCCCGACTTCCCCTGCCTTGCAAACGCGGCCAAGGCCAAAAATCTCTCCGACAAAGTAAAGGCGATTGTTTACGGCGATGATAAAGGCGCCCGGTTTGCCTGGAAAGTGGTGGCCCATGGACTGATTTATGCCGCCGACCGCATCCCGGAAATCGCCGACACCATTGTCGAAATTGATAATGCCATGAAGTGGGGCTACAATTTTGAGATGGGCCCATTTGAATCATGGGACAGCATCGGCCTGACCGAATCCGTCGACAAGATGAAAAAAGACGGTTTCAAGGTGCCGCAAAAAGTGCTGGACATGATCGCGGCAGGCCATACGTCCTTTTATAAATTTGAAAACGGCAAAACGCTCTTTTACGACTTTGCTGCGGCTTCATACAAAGAGATGGTGGTCAGTGAAAATATCATCTCGCTCAAATCCCTCAAAGGCGCCGGGCGGACAATTGAAACCTGCAAGTCCGCCTCCCTGGTGGATCTCGGAGACGGCGTATTCTGCTGCGAGTTCCACACCAAGATGAACGCCCTCAATGGAGAGATTCTCGAGTTTCTAAATAAATCCCTTGATTATGTCGATGCCAACGGTGCCGGTCTCGTTATCGGCAACCAGGCCGGCGGCATGCCCAGCGCGTTTTCAGCCGGCGCCGATCTGATGATGATGGGCAATCTGGCCAAAGAAAAAAATTACGACCTGATTGAAACAGCGTCAAAAACGCTGCAGGACTCTTTGCAGCGGGCCCGCTATGAAGCCTTTCCGGTAATTGCCGCTCCCCACGGGCTGGCCCTTGGCGGCGGCTGTGAGGTCTGCCTGGCGGCCGATAAAATCGTTGCCCATGCCGAGCTGTACATGGGCTTGGTCGAAATCGGCGTGGGACTCCTGCCGGCCGGCGGCGGCTGTTTGAATCTGTGGAAAAACTACCTTTCTTCCATCCCGGCTTCGGTCAACGACATCGACCTTGCCAAATTCTTCCTGCCGGTCTTCATGAATATCGCCATGGCCAAGGTGTCGACATCGGCGGCCGATGCCAGGGCCAACGGGTTTCTGAAACCCACCGACCGGATTGTCTTTAACCGCGACTACCTCATCGGCGAAGCCAAGAAGGAAGTCTTGAAGATGGTGGCGGACGGATACGCACCGCCAATCAAACGCAATGTCAAGGTGCTCGGACAGGCGGCCCAGGGGATGGTCAATTCGGAAATACTGAATATGCAAAGCGGCAAATTTATTTCAGAATATGACGCGTTTCTGGCCAAACGAATCGCGTTTGTCATCAGCGGCGGGGATGTTAGGGATAACAGCGAAGTTTCCGAAGACGTTATCCTTAAACTTGAACGAGAGGCCTTCATGGACTTCTGGAAAGAAGAAAAAACCCTGGCACGGGTTGAACATTTGCTAAAGACGGGAAAACCCCTCAGAAATTAGCGTTTGTTTTTTTAAGCCGATGACCTTTTCATCACCTTTTTTAGGAGGAAACATGAAAGATGCATACATTGTAACATCCATCAGGACCCCCGGCTGCAAACGCAGCAAAGGGGCCTTTAAAGACACCCGCCCGGAAGACCTGCTGTCCTTTATCCTCGGCGCGGCAGTTGAAAAAACCGCTAACCTTGAAAAAAAGGATGTTCAGGACATCATGGTGGGGTGCGCTTTTCCGGAAGCCGAACAGGGCCTCAACATCGGAAGGATTGCCTCGCAGATGGCGGGCTTTCCCATTGAAGTGTCCGGCGCCACCGTCAACCGGTTCTGCTCATCGGGTCTGGAGGCCATTGCATTGGCTTCGCTGCGGGTGATGGCCGGCTGGTCGGATGTTGTCATCGGCGGCGGGATCGAATCCATGACCTATGTTTCCATGCCGGGAAACATGCCCCGGCCCCATCCCGTATATTCCCGCACAAGCGCGGATCTGTATGTATCCATGGGCATCACGGCCGAAAACGTTGCCAATCGCTATGGCATCTCGCGAAAGGAACAGGATGAATTCGCCTTTCACTCCCAGCGCAAAGCAGCCGAAGCCAAGGCCGGCGGCCTGTATACCGAACTCGTGCCGACCCCGGCGACCCGCTTTGTGCCCCAGGCCGGCGGAACCTCTAAACGCGAAACCTTTATCCAGGACTTTGACGACGGCATCCGCAAAGGAACCACCCAGGAAGCGCTGGCCGGCCTGATGCCGGTTTTTGCCGCCGGCGGAACCGTCACTGCCGGAAACTCCTCCCAGACAACCGACGGTGCGGCCGCCACTGTCATTGTGAGCGAGTCAAAGGTCAAAGAACTCGGATTAAAGCCCATCGCCAAATTGAAGTCATACACCACGGTGGGCTGCAAATCGGATGAAATGGGTGTCGGTCCCCGCTATGCCATTCCCAAGCTCATGGAATTGGCCGGAATGGATTTAAAGGATGTGGGTCTCTTTGAAATCAACGAAGCCTTTGCCTCCCAGGCCCTTTACTGCATCCGGGAACTCGGTATCGACATGAACAAAGTCAACATCCACGGCGGGGCCATCGCCCTGGGGCACCCTCTGGGCTGCACCGGCGCCAAGCTTTGTGCCACCCTGCTGGCCGGAATGCAGCAGAAAGGCGTCAAGTACGGCGTGGAATCCATGTGCATCGGCGGCGGCATGGGCGCTGCGGCCCTGTTTGAACTCTGCGAATAGAAAGTCTACGTTTTTCCTGAAGCTGCGATTCCCATCCTTCGGACGGGAATCGCAGTGGATCCAATAGCTGGGAAAGGCGTCCTCCCCAAATACCATCTCTGCATAGCCTGTAAGGATATCCTTAAATCCTTATCGCATCAATGAAGGAAGAAATAGCGTCAAGGGTGGAATATAAGCCACCGCCAGCGTTACTAGAATAAGTACCAGTAGAAACGGCATCAGGGGTTTTATCAGATCTGAAACGGGAACTCCGCTTATTCCTGCGCCGATATAAAGTGTAAGGGCTACCGGTGGTGTGACATGCCCAATCGCAACCGAACAGACAACTACAAGTCCAAAATGAACCGGATCAATTCCGAAAGATGTTGAAACCGGGGCCAGGATCGGGGTCAGGATGATGGTCGCTGCGGCAGGCGTGAGAAAGGTTCCGACAACCAGGCAGATCAATATCACGTTCAACAAAAACAGAGACTTATAAGGTAAATTGTTCAGGAAAAACTCCGATATGGTGTGGGGGATGCGCTCTGCCGTCAGTTTCCATCCGAAGGTTTTGCAAACGGCGATTAACAACATGATGCTGCCGACAGTTGTGCAAACCTGTAGAATCAAGTCTGGAATATCCTTCATCTGCAGCCCTTTGTAAAAAACAACCGCAATAATAATACCATAGACCACGGCGATAGACGCAGCTTCAGTTGCGGTAAAAATACCCGTAAACATTCCACCAATAATCAGGATCGGCATTACCAATGCCGGAAGCGCTGAAACAAAGGCCTTGGAAAGCTTCGGGAAGGAAAATTTTTCATCGCTTCTATATCCCCGCTTCATACAAATCC from Desulfobacterales bacterium includes:
- a CDS encoding TRAP transporter large permease, with the protein product MTLLLFGSFIFFVLIRVPVVFSLALSCLTVLLWNGDISLMLLAQRTATSLDSFPLLAVPLFIMMGEIMNRGGCGEKLVEFSQRLVGGITGGLAHANIVASMFFGGISGVATADTAAIGSVLIPTMLKAGYDAKFSTVVTVTSSIIGIIIPPSIDMILYGWISGTSIVELFAGGIIPGILVGLSLMALSHWICMKRGYRSDEKFSFPKLSKAFVSALPALVMPILIIGGMFTGIFTATEAASIAVVYGIIIAVVFYKGLQMKDIPDLILQVCTTVGSIMLLIAVCKTFGWKLTAERIPHTISEFFLNNLPYKSLFLLNVILICLVVGTFLTPAAATIILTPILAPVSTSFGIDPVHFGLVVVCSVAIGHVTPPVALTLYIGAGISGVPVSDLIKPLMPFLLVLILVTLAVAYIPPLTLFLPSLMR
- a CDS encoding 3-hydroxyacyl-CoA dehydrogenase NAD-binding domain-containing protein, encoding MMRRIKKAAVIGSGVMGGGIAALLASTGINTLLLDIVPPDLKDDQKKDKTARNKIVKAGLDTVLRSSPALIMHPQNAARITIGNLEDDFEKLSGCDWIVEVIVENLKIKQELFKRVEPIRKKDCIVSSNTSGIPLKKMSEGLSKTFKQHFLGTHFFNPVRYMKLLEIIPGEETLPEILDFMVDFGERLLGKGIVWAKDTPNFIGNRIGVFGMVRAMQLMVEDGLAIPEVDAIFGPAMGRPKTAMFRTADLVGLDTLGHVSKNTYDLVVDDAQRNSFVIPEFVEKMIAKKLLGNKTKSGFYKTDLTPEWKKVYKVINPATLEYAEYAKPDFPCLANAAKAKNLSDKVKAIVYGDDKGARFAWKVVAHGLIYAADRIPEIADTIVEIDNAMKWGYNFEMGPFESWDSIGLTESVDKMKKDGFKVPQKVLDMIAAGHTSFYKFENGKTLFYDFAAASYKEMVVSENIISLKSLKGAGRTIETCKSASLVDLGDGVFCCEFHTKMNALNGEILEFLNKSLDYVDANGAGLVIGNQAGGMPSAFSAGADLMMMGNLAKEKNYDLIETASKTLQDSLQRARYEAFPVIAAPHGLALGGGCEVCLAADKIVAHAELYMGLVEIGVGLLPAGGGCLNLWKNYLSSIPASVNDIDLAKFFLPVFMNIAMAKVSTSAADARANGFLKPTDRIVFNRDYLIGEAKKEVLKMVADGYAPPIKRNVKVLGQAAQGMVNSEILNMQSGKFISEYDAFLAKRIAFVISGGDVRDNSEVSEDVILKLEREAFMDFWKEEKTLARVEHLLKTGKPLRN
- a CDS encoding thiolase family protein, which gives rise to MKDAYIVTSIRTPGCKRSKGAFKDTRPEDLLSFILGAAVEKTANLEKKDVQDIMVGCAFPEAEQGLNIGRIASQMAGFPIEVSGATVNRFCSSGLEAIALASLRVMAGWSDVVIGGGIESMTYVSMPGNMPRPHPVYSRTSADLYVSMGITAENVANRYGISRKEQDEFAFHSQRKAAEAKAGGLYTELVPTPATRFVPQAGGTSKRETFIQDFDDGIRKGTTQEALAGLMPVFAAGGTVTAGNSSQTTDGAAATVIVSESKVKELGLKPIAKLKSYTTVGCKSDEMGVGPRYAIPKLMELAGMDLKDVGLFEINEAFASQALYCIRELGIDMNKVNIHGGAIALGHPLGCTGAKLCATLLAGMQQKGVKYGVESMCIGGGMGAAALFELCE